A stretch of Crossiella cryophila DNA encodes these proteins:
- the sepX gene encoding divisome protein SepX/GlpR — MPSSLIFAALAAAWLIVLVPMVARRRGPVARTADSALAARVVRRGGSTGTVEEVLAMPEPEDGHHDDPVEAAPERPRRAKFAPLDGEEATPRRYRPGRGGFDPEQAALVAEAKYAFRQRVVLAMLLLALGTGLAAGFLWPMLWWGHGAVDLLLVGYLTYLRRQVRIEAEVRERRLARLGGRRAVAEDADEAEEAEVEGEYVAPKPTAGVKPTPKPSCTSRPGTVMVEIDDGDPAFDELDPPGQVSYRRAAGE; from the coding sequence ATGCCAAGTTCACTGATTTTCGCGGCGCTCGCAGCCGCTTGGCTGATCGTCCTCGTGCCCATGGTCGCCCGTCGCAGGGGCCCGGTGGCCCGCACCGCGGACTCGGCGCTCGCCGCCAGAGTCGTGCGCCGCGGCGGTTCGACGGGCACGGTGGAAGAGGTGCTCGCCATGCCAGAACCCGAAGACGGCCACCACGACGATCCAGTCGAGGCAGCGCCGGAGCGCCCACGCCGGGCCAAGTTCGCCCCACTCGACGGCGAAGAGGCCACGCCACGCCGCTACCGCCCAGGTAGAGGCGGTTTCGACCCCGAACAGGCCGCCCTGGTCGCCGAGGCCAAATACGCCTTCCGCCAGCGCGTCGTGCTCGCCATGCTGCTGCTCGCCCTGGGCACCGGCCTGGCCGCCGGGTTCCTCTGGCCGATGCTGTGGTGGGGTCACGGAGCCGTCGACCTGCTGCTTGTGGGCTATCTCACCTACCTGCGCAGGCAGGTCCGGATCGAGGCCGAGGTGCGCGAACGCCGCCTGGCCCGGCTCGGTGGCAGGCGCGCGGTCGCCGAGGACGCGGACGAGGCCGAGGAGGCCGAGGTCGAGGGCGAGTACGTGGCGCCCAAGCCCACGGCGGGCGTGAAGCCCACCCCGAAGCCCAGCTGCACCTCCCGTCCTGGCACGGTCATGGTCGAGATCGACGACGGCGACCCCGCCTTCGACGAGCTGGACCCGCCCGGTCAGGTGTCCTACCGACGCGCCGCGGGCGAATAG